GAGACGTATCAAAAGGTACTATGATGCCATCGGTGTGGGAGATGTGGCCGATACCCGAACCTTGTTTCCTGGgccgatcgtgtgcatgagcactttaATTTGAATATTGATGGCTATTAATCACATTgttagatatactgtatatcaaataAAGATATAGTATTTATAATGTAGAACTGACCACCCCAATATTCACACCCTAACCGCCCCTGTAACTGCCTAGGATTTATTCACTCATTATCATTTCTTGATTTTGGCTGCTGTTTTCCGAAAGCACTGCAAGAGCTCTGCTCGGATTTTGGAAAATTGCGCAAAAAACTGTGACGGGACCGTGACTGGTgaatatatatacactttttcTCAACATATATGTTAAATGTGGGGCAAAAATGTGAACAGCCCATAATCCTATATAAATACACCCACCCAGAAATGCTCTACATAGTTTTCTTCCTAAGTACCCATGAACACGGCCGTAGTATCGGTCCGAAAGCACTGCAAGAGCTCTGCTGTGATTTTGGAAAATTGTGCAAAAAACTGTGACAGGACTGTGACTGGTGAATAAACCCTTGGATGTGGATGTTGATTAAGGTCATGATTAAGATCAACACAGTGCACCCGATGTTGACACTGACCTGTTCCTCTTTAAATGGGCATTCCCATCACTGATATTTGTAGCAtttagactacatgcacacgaacattgtttgtttccgtgtccgttccatttttttttgcagataggatgcggacccattcattttaatgtgctgtccacatcagtatgtccgttccgtagccccgcaaaaaaaaatagaacatgtcctattcttgtccgttttaggcattgttacaatgaatcagcaaaaaaaaaaacggatggcacccgttttttttttttttttttgtggaccgcaaatcacatacggtcgtgtacatgtagccttatATGGTGGTTATGTACCATAAATGTTTAATAGGTCGGGATCCCAGAGGTAAAACCCATACCTGCCTCCAGAAAGGTGGCCCCCCAATACCCACAGGCAGCACCATCCATGTGAGGGATGAATGGACGGGGTGTACTTGATCAGCTATTCCTGTAACTCCCATAAAAAATTAATAGGGAGCATTGTGGTCACTTCTCAATTTTTTCCCCTCCTGCAGTCGGTGGCCGTTGGTCGCCTCACCAGGCTGGTTCGGGCACCTCCTTCTGAAGGAATGGTGTGGGTCTCACCTATAAAATTTCAGGGTAACACTACGTTTCTTCTGTAGATTAACTGCAAGGGAGCTGGCAGCTTTACCATCTCTACTGGCTGATTTACAGATGTTCCAGCATTTTAACCCCAATGATCACTTTTGTTTCTGTGTGAGTGCAATATTTTCCTGCTTGACAGGGTCTCTCTACCTTGGAAGTGAACAATGGAATCCTTGGGAAGAAGATGAAAACGGACATAAGGGCTCACGTTtgcaaaaaggagaaaaaaactgGAAAGACCTATTAAACCCAAACTCCCATCAAGAACAAGCAGAGCTCCAGGTGCAGATCTGGGGGAAGGCTGCCATTGGTAAGTGATGGGTAGACATCATCGAATAGACTTGGGGTCCGATCATAtgtgttgtattttattttaattttttttcaagatTGTATGTTGTAGTGAGGGGTTTTTCAAAAATCCTGTTCGCATAATATGGAGGATAATTGTGGAGTTTCTATGGCATTCTCAGATCATTTTATCGACCCGCAGCATGTTTTGTCAGTCATGGTTTTGTAGCaaggtttttaaaaatttgagTACGATTCATATATGTACTTACTGCTGTCCGTTCACTGACTCTTTGGAAAAGCTGAAATGTAGGAACGCACCCTTGTCTATACAGGTCCGAGGTACTTCCTACGTGCTCTGCTGCAAGGCGACTGTGGCCTTGACACATGTTGCACCGCTGGAAATCTCTGCTTTGCAAGTAAATAtcaagtagaaaaatgtgcagcAGGACAGGACGTCTGACACAGGGATTCTTTAATAAACTGTATTGTTTCCAGAATAGAACTCGTGGCATTTTGGAGATGGAACGCCCCCTTTGTCAGGTTCACTGGACATCCCTGAAATGCGTAGTTCTATTCTGTAAACAATAAAAGTTATTAAAGAAGTGCCGTGCATTTTTGTACTTGATCGTACCTGTGATACTTGGAACGGAGCCCGCGACGTGCAGCAGTGGACCCCACACATTTGTCTGTACAGGCCCGGAGATGTTATACCACCAGAAGGTGAGAACCCTTGGTGAacctttctttccttttttatcGCGCTATACGTGATGCACCTCCTCTCTTTATTTCATGTGCTTTTCAAGTAACGGAAGCAAATGAGGTTGCGACTTGAAAGTTGCAGCCACACAACAGTCGCAAATAATTAAGCAAGTTTGAGCTTCTTGTGACAACTTGTGAGTCGCAACTCTACCTTACTTACTTTCATTAGTTGTGATGAAGGCAGCATGTGACGTGTTGTGGCCAAAGATGCCGTGTAGCCATAAACTAAAAGGGACTTCTGAAATCAGACTCCGCTTTATGGAAAAGCCAGTCTAATAAAGGAAAATGTCATGTAtagttttacacaatttttttctattttctttagGGCATTACTTTTGGCAGCATATATTGGAGGGACCACTTGAACCTCTTGAGGATACTGCTCACTGGAGGGAGGGCAAGCTTAAAACTGGAAGAACTGACATCAGGTATGATATGCTGATTCGTCTCAAGAGGGCACAGTATTATGTCCTATGAATCCTAACCAGCTATAGCAATATagtcatgtaaggctactttcacacttgcgttcggggctccgattgtgagttctgtttgaaggctctcacaagcgtccccgaacggatccgtccagccctaatgcattctgagtgtatgcggatctgctcagaatgcatcagtctggcagcgtctgtcctccgctcagcaggcggacacctgaacgctgcttgcagcgttcggatgtccgcctggccgtgcggaggcaaacggatccatccagacttacaatgtaagtcaatggggacggatccgtttgacgttgacacagtatggctcaattttcaaacggatccgtcccccattgactttcaatgtaaagtcaaaacggatccgtttgcactatcatgaacactATCATggtaattcaaacggatccgttctgaacggatctaagcgtttgcattataggtgcggatccgtctgtgcagataccagacggatccgcacctaaacgcaggtgtgaaagtagcctaaagtgaatATCCAATATCCATTTGTCAAATACATTTTTGGAAAAGTCTGAAAGAAAATCTAATCATCTATGTGTCTCCCTATCTCTTTCTCTCCCAGCACAGTACATCTCTTCAAATgtacacagaaaaataaagatgtttaaagggaatctgtaatGAGTTTTATGCTTCCTTATCTGCGAGCAACATAAACTGGTGACTGAGTCCCTGGTGAAATTGCTGGGTCACTTGCCTCtgttgttaaagggcttctgtcagcccactaaaccctttttttttttttcccgctaatattaatccctacactgcaagctccctgtacatatgctaaatattaattttcgttcagtagatattgttaaaaatcaagttttatcatatgtaagttaccttgctaccagcaagtagggcggctacttgctggtagcagccgcatcctcctctcatcatgacgccccctccgccgtttgattgacagggccagggaacgggttcgttctctgctgtccctgttcgaattcaaaatatcgcgcctgcgccgtacctttctttaatcggtgcaggcgcactgagaggcggcctctctcccggccgctccatcctcaatgcgcctgcgccgggtgtggatgtgacgtcatcggcgcaggcgcactgagaggcggcctctctcccggccgctccatcctcaatgcgcctgcgccgggtgtagatgtgacgtcatcggcgcaggcgcgatattttgaattcgaacagggccagcagagaacgaacccgttccctggccctgtcaatcaaacggcggagggggcgtcatgatgagaggaggatgcggctgctaccagcaagtagccgccctacttgctggtagcaaggtaatttacatatgataaaacttgatttttaacaatatctactgaacgaaaattaatatttcgcatatgtacagggagcttgcagtgtagggattaatattaacgaaaaaagaaaaaaaaagggtttagtgggctgacagaagccctttaaaatgtCTACTGAGCAGCTTTAGTGCGAGCCTAGTGCTAGAGTCCACCTGGAATACACTGCACAAGCTCAGGAGTCCTCGAAATCCTGAGCTCCTGTCTCTCCCTGCCCCCTGTGGGTGACTGATGGCCCTCCTTGTATACTATGTATAGGAAGACAGCTCGTGCAGTTTGGGTGGACTCGAATGCCACAAAAGTAAGTGACCCAGCATCTTCCTTAGGGCAACATAaaactgatgacaggttccctttaaatctctagaagcagtgtgtagaaatactgcagattttgaacacagtggggtttacttatCAATTCTATAAGAGGCTGACAAAACCAAGCACCCGCATGGCTCCTGCTACCCTCACAGCCAAAGCTACATCCCCCTCATTGCGAGGATTAAAACATCTGGCGACAAGGGGGGGAGGATTGTTGATGCAGCCAAATCGCAGGccgtgacggggacgagcctccctaacaTTGCGGGTAACGTTAGGCTCGTCaccattgcggcctgctattgactgGCCCAAATGTCACTTTgacatatcaattttttttctgaagtGCATAAAACTGATAAGTGCAGTTAAATCTTGCATGTCGATGAGGGCACATAAAAACATTTTGTGAACTAGTGTAtgagtatattaaaggggttatcccataactaatgtaaaaaaaatgaaaatcaggcatcatatagtacatgataatatctttctaacaaagctagaaccagccctgtatctcgcatggatccagagatctccccattcattgctcttgatttatatcaagatgaaagcttaaggggagtgtcttatctaatgcagctaagggggtgtgtcttttctgctggaacactctccctatcacagctcaggaggtgtgtcttttctgctggagctctctccctatcagagctcaggaggtgtgtcttttaTGCTGgacctctctccctatcacagctcaggaggtgtgtcttttaTGCTGgacctctctccctatcacagctcaggaggtgtcttTTATGCTGgacctctctccctatcacacccCAGGAGATGTGtattttctgctggagctctctccctatcacagctcaggaagcgtgtcttttctgctggagctctttccctatcacagctcaggagatgtgtcttttctgctggagctctctccctatcacagctcaggaagcgtgtcttttctgctggagctctctccctattacagctcaggaagcgtgtcttttctgctggagctctctccctattacagctcaggaagcgtgtcttttctgctggagctctttccctattacagctcaggaagcgtgtcttttctgctggagctctttccctatcacagctcaggaagtgtgtcttttctgctggagctttctccctatcacagctcaggaagggtgtcttttctgctggagctctttccctatcacagttcaggaggcatgtcttttctgctggagctctctccctatcacagcccaggaggtgtgtcttttctgctggagctctctccctatcacagctcaggaggtgtgtcttttctgctggagttctctccctatcacagctcaggaggtgtgtcttttctgctggagttctctccctatcacagctcaggaggcgtgtcttttctgctggagctctctccctatcacagctcaggaggtgtgtcttttctgctggagttctctccctatcacagctcaggaggtgtgtcttttctgctggagttctctccctatcacagctcaggaggcgtgtcttttctgctggagctctctccctatcacagctcaggaggcatgtctttCCTGCTATAGCTCTCTCGCTATCACACCCCAGGAGATGTGTCTTTTATGCTGgacctctctccctatcacagctcaggaggcgtgtccattctgctggagctccctccctatcacagctcaggaggcagttgaaggatgaaacggaGCATGGGCggtcttctcagtgagcaggtcaaaaaataagaaaaacaaacagcaggtggcgcgatacagatacattttattgaataactgagTGGCTATacttaattttttattacatgcaattaaagaagtattcagctccaggtgctgctttgaaaactgtagaatatttttcgtggcacaacccctttaagtttcataCACAATGTATTCCTCAGCAGGACATTTAGTGTTCATGGTCATGTTTAATCCACCAGTGCATATAGACAATCACTTTAAAGGATTaaccaggataggtaatcagtatgagaatggggggggggggggggggctgactcctgacaccccagccgatgagctgtttgaagaagccactGCGTGAGCTGACCATTGTATTATCATTGCGTTGTATagcagctatgcttggtattgcagctttgaatgggactgagctgtgtctaGGCAATGTGACTAATGTTTATTGACTTCACTACTACAAAGAGGCCCAAGCGCTCATGGAGTGCTGCGGATCTCTTCAAACACAGGGGTCCCGGGAGTTTGACCtcctcctgaggatagaccatccgtATCAAAttcttggataatccctttacatGTTCATTATATGAGACGGGAAAACACTGTTAATTTCAGTAAATATTATTTCCATTAGGATCATGTTTTAAAACTTCAATGTATGAGCTCCTTGGTCATTATTTTTTGCTTGATCCCTTTTTCTCCAGCTTCATCACCGGTCCCGCAGTTGTTCCTGGTTACTTCTCGGTGGGAGTCCAGAATATAGTTCTTGTTCTCAACGGCAGAGAAGAAGCAAAGATTTCTTTTGCCACTCAGTGGCTTCATTACACCCAGACTCTGGTTGAAAACCATAAACTCCGGCACGTTGCTGTAGTTCTGCTAGGAAGTGAGCAGTGCATCAATAACTGGATCCTTCCCTATTTGAAGAAGAATGGAGGCTTTGTGGAGGTCCTCTATCTCGTCTATGACAGTACTTGGATTAATGAGGAAGATGTTTACCAGTGGCCCCTAGGAGTGGCTACGTAAGtgttttttaaattcttttaCGCTTTCAGGACATCATAATACAAAAGTTGAATGGATgataatgtttaaaggggtttgcccattattaatgtaaaaaatgaaaatcaggcatcatataaTATATGACAatctttttaacaaagctagaacttcccattcattgttccagtcgctctgctagatttgtatcagcgtcgacgtcctccattgtatgcatattttgctggggttagtcgattaccgcggtccacatgcggtcgggttgctccccctaattgaggacgcgccactgtgtcaggggttgagcagctcctccaaaattgccactaataaatttttttgttttttggtttctgctttgctagatttgagtgtgtctgcctttacctggcatttaaacactcctttgcacctggtaacctccatcacatggtctggtgtgggtgtggcttgcagcctggcttcattcacatcgcacaaccgcagcattcatgctggacgtttgtgggaagctttgctgcgagctgaactatatcacccccagaccgtgttcacaccatagttagagcagcggttaggaccccttgccatgctgagagccgtgacgtggtgcatgatgggctccgatatatccatcactggtatatattggcgaaagtctcagcttttaatatcttcatttgtatcttgccagtatagtcagtgttatatctgtttggtgcattctttctctgtgtttcatatgattgctacattctgtgtagtttgctcttgtggtgcatgtggaccgcgtcaacgtcctccattgtatgcatattttgctggggttagtcgattaccgcggtccacatgcggtcgggttgctccccctaattgaggacacgccactgtgtcaggggttgagcagctcctccaaaattgccactaataaatttttttgttttttggtttctgctttGCTCGATTTGTATCAAGCTGGGAGCACAGGGGACTTTATGCTGCAtgtctctccttatcacagctcaggaggcagttgaaggatggaaccgagcatgtgtgtccacctccgatccagatgctggtttgaaaactgatgAATATTTTTCGTAGGGCAactcctttaaatgggttgtctcatgaagactAACCCTGtccatatacccttttagggggaGTTCCCTGTTTGGCACCCATTTGTTCTGACAAGCTTCAGGTATACATCTACTATATGGACAGCCATGCATCTGAATGGCCATGATGTAATACTACTCGCCTGGCTGTCTGTGACTTTCTCCTACAAGAATGACTGTTTGCTGGGAGCAGGAATCAGCTGATGAGACAACCTTTTGAAAACCAAATCCCTGAAAATGTATGATTTGTTCAGCCATGTGTTTGAGTTTGTCAACTAGAATGTTTTAATTCATTAGTTGATGAAAACATTGACTGTGAATAACATGACATGTTTCTCATTGTGGCTCTAGACAGCAAAAACTGCATGCATTTTTACTGCAAGCTGCCGTGGTTCCACAGCGAGTCCAAAAACGGTGGCCTTTTGCGGTAAAACCACATGGTTCCCAGTTGCACAGCAAGAGCTGCAACACAAGCTCACTGTGTGACTACACCCTAAAGCTTCATACACACAGCCGTGTTGGTATTTCGGACTGCAAACACTTTTGTGTACATTCCTCATTTTTCTCACTACCATCAatataaataacttttttttgtctgcTCTACAGAAAAAATAAAGACGTTCTATAATTTGAAAAATGGTCACAAAGATCCACAAAAAGTACGTGTGAgtaaggccccatagaaataaatggatcaGTGTGACATCCGCAAAACAATGTGGATACTACATGAATGAAAAATATGAGGCTTAAGATATAAAGTGCACTTTCACCTTATGACAGTATGTTGCAGGTATTGGATTATTACTGGCATTAAGTGGCTATTCCATAACTAAAGCTTGTACCCTGTccactggataggggataactaactaaTCAGCGGGTTTCTGACTGCAGGGATCCCCATCGATCCGGACAATGTGGGCTCCATACCCCCACCATGATGGAGTGTCAGGTCCATTTATTCTAGGGGACTGCAGTAATTAGCCTGAGTACTGTATCTGTCTTAGGCAAGGCATCTCCAATGGACGGAGGTACAAGTCATCAAAACTCTGATGGACACTTCAAGATGTAGACTGCTTAACAATTATTCatttctttctcagtttcaaatATCTCTTGTAGTCTTTCAAGTATTAATTCTATTATATTAACATTTCAGGTACAGAAACTTTCCAGTCATTGATCCAAGTTGGTCTCTGGTTCATGATTCTCGGCCATACTTGTGCAACTTTCTAGGGACTGTGTATGGCAATTCATCTAGAGAAAATCTTATGGAGGTTATAAGGAAGGAGGGTCTTGACCAGCACTGTTGGATCTCACCCAGAAATGAGTAAGTATACATATGCTTAAAAGGCTAGCCACTTTAGACAAGCCTTGTCCAGCAGCCTCTTCTCCTGGTAAAGAAGGAATCCCAGCATAGCGGCTGCACacattaatactttttttttttttcctggcaaTGTAGAAGTAGTATTAGGCTTCTTTCAGACAGAGGTGTGTGGTCTGGGGAGACTATTCTTGTGATAGCTGCATTTACTGGACCAACCACAGCTCATGGAAGCCAAACTATCACTTATCATAGTGATCTATTATGCTATGAGTTCCAGCCTGACCACCAATCTGTTGCCTTGTACTCATCGCATCATTTGTGTATAGGACAGTAGACTTAcggttggggtccattcacacgtccgtagcgtgtttttgcggatccacggatccgcaaaacacagacaccggcaatgtgcgttccacattttgcagactgcacatcgccggcactaatagaatatgcctattcttgtccaccatttcagacaagaataggacatgttctattttttttttccgggaacAAAATTTCAGAGCCGGAAGTGCAGGTCCgaaattccgtatccgggcagcacatcgtgcggccccatagaaatgaatgtgtccacaATTCGGTtaagcaaaatgcggaacgaaattgcggacgtgtgaatgggcctaAGGATGTTGAGCCACAGCTGGTAAGGGAAAGCAGCAGTCAAATGGACTTTTACCCAGACCACATATTTGCCATGTCAAAGCAGCTTTACACAGTGCCCATTGTAATCCATGGGTATCTGTAACACATGTTCATGCTGCTTAATGGAGAGACTCCGAGAGGAGCTGCCCTCTACCTTATATACGGTGTATGGAAAGGGGCTCTCCAAAGTGGACAACTTTGAATATCTTTACCCCCTTCCCTAATGCAAATGGGCTTTAAATCTTGTAGGTTTGGAAAGCATGTGATACCAATCTATATATTATATTACTACAGGGCTATATAGGTACAACATAAATGAGTAAACTTTGTATCTATAGGTGGCAACCACAAGAAGCGAATGAAAGTTATAAGAGCTATCATGACGCACTGCTACAGAGCGATATAACGTTGAGCCCAGTGGGAGTAAACACGGAGTGCTACAGAATTTATGAGGCCTGTTCCTATGGCTCTGTTCCTGTGGTAGAAGATGTGATGACACCCGGAAATTGTGGAAACTCGTCTGTTAACAGTAACGCTCCTTTGCGACTACTGAAGTCTTATGGCGctccatttatttttatcaaaTCATGGAAAGAACTTCCTGCCATTATAAATCAGGAGAAAAACATGAGCTTACAAGAGAAGATTCAGAGAA
The Bufo gargarizans isolate SCDJY-AF-19 chromosome 2, ASM1485885v1, whole genome shotgun sequence genome window above contains:
- the RXYLT1 gene encoding ribitol-5-phosphate xylosyltransferase 1; amino-acid sequence: MRFSRKKFCCYVLVLVYCAFSFYAAYNVFFRPPQVSRVHRVVSKKEGGSRGSLYLGSEQWNPWEEDENGHKGSRLQKGEKNWKDLLNPNSHQEQAELQVQIWGKAAIGHYFWQHILEGPLEPLEDTAHWREGKLKTGRTDISFITGPAVVPGYFSVGVQNIVLVLNGREEAKISFATQWLHYTQTLVENHKLRHVAVVLLGSEQCINNWILPYLKKNGGFVEVLYLVYDSTWINEEDVYQWPLGVATYRNFPVIDPSWSLVHDSRPYLCNFLGTVYGNSSRENLMEVIRKEGLDQHCWISPRNEWQPQEANESYKSYHDALLQSDITLSPVGVNTECYRIYEACSYGSVPVVEDVMTPGNCGNSSVNSNAPLRLLKSYGAPFIFIKSWKELPAIINQEKNMSLQEKIQRRKRILEWYRQFKLKLKHKFIETLEKTFLRKDK